A region from the Variovorax sp. RKNM96 genome encodes:
- a CDS encoding formate dehydrogenase beta subunit: protein MSGLTIYVPRDSAALAVGAERVAERIAQEAAIRGVSFGMVRNGSRGLFWLEPMVEVSTPAGRVAYGPVTIDDVADLFDAGFAEGAQTHPLSLGLTDEIPYLKKQERLTFARMGITDPVSVADYEAHEGYAGLRRALGLKPEEVVQQVLDSGLRGRGGAAFPAGIKWKTVMATPAAQKYIVCNADEGDSGTFSDRMTMEGDPLMLVEGMTIAGIATGATKGYVYIRSEYPHAIATMNEAIRAAEAAGFLGENILGSGQTFWLEVRKGAGSYVCGEETALLESLEGKRGIVRAKPPLPAITGLFGQPTLINNVITLASVPLILARGAEYYRDFGVGRSRGTLPMQLAGNIKHGGLVEKAFGVTLRELLYDYGGGSASGRPIKAVQVGGPLGAYLPESQWDLPLDYEAYAAVGGTVGHGGIVVHDDTADLSKLARYAMEFCAIESCGKCTPCRIGSTRGVEVIDKIRADNKRVEHVILLRDLCNTMVHGSLCAMGGMTPFPVLSALDHFPQDFGLVVPDRKAA from the coding sequence GCATGGTGCGCAACGGTTCGCGCGGCCTGTTCTGGCTGGAGCCGATGGTCGAGGTGAGCACGCCGGCCGGCCGCGTGGCCTACGGCCCCGTGACCATCGACGACGTGGCCGACCTGTTCGATGCCGGTTTCGCCGAAGGCGCGCAGACGCATCCGCTGTCGCTCGGCCTGACCGACGAGATTCCGTACCTGAAGAAGCAGGAGCGCCTGACCTTCGCGCGCATGGGCATCACCGATCCCGTGTCGGTTGCCGACTACGAAGCGCACGAAGGCTATGCGGGCCTGCGCCGCGCGCTCGGCCTCAAGCCCGAAGAGGTTGTGCAGCAGGTGCTCGATTCCGGGCTGCGCGGCCGCGGCGGCGCGGCGTTCCCGGCCGGCATCAAGTGGAAGACCGTGATGGCCACGCCGGCCGCGCAGAAGTACATCGTCTGCAATGCCGACGAAGGCGACTCGGGCACCTTCTCCGACCGCATGACGATGGAGGGCGACCCGCTCATGCTCGTCGAGGGCATGACCATCGCGGGCATCGCCACCGGCGCGACCAAGGGCTACGTCTACATCCGCTCCGAGTATCCGCACGCCATCGCGACGATGAACGAGGCGATCCGCGCGGCGGAAGCCGCGGGCTTTCTCGGCGAGAACATCCTCGGATCGGGCCAGACCTTCTGGCTCGAAGTGCGCAAGGGCGCAGGCTCGTATGTGTGCGGCGAAGAAACCGCGCTGCTCGAAAGCCTGGAAGGCAAGCGCGGCATCGTGCGCGCCAAGCCGCCGCTGCCGGCCATCACCGGCCTCTTCGGGCAGCCGACGCTCATCAACAACGTGATCACGCTCGCGAGCGTGCCGCTGATCCTCGCGCGCGGCGCCGAGTACTACCGCGACTTCGGCGTAGGCCGTTCGCGCGGCACGCTGCCGATGCAGCTGGCCGGCAACATCAAGCACGGCGGCCTGGTCGAGAAGGCCTTCGGCGTCACGCTGCGGGAGCTGCTGTACGACTACGGCGGCGGCTCCGCCTCGGGCCGGCCGATCAAGGCGGTGCAGGTCGGCGGCCCACTCGGCGCCTACCTGCCCGAATCGCAATGGGATCTGCCGCTGGACTACGAGGCCTACGCGGCCGTGGGCGGCACGGTGGGCCACGGCGGCATCGTGGTGCACGACGACACGGCCGACCTCTCGAAGCTCGCGCGCTATGCGATGGAGTTCTGCGCCATCGAGTCGTGCGGCAAATGCACGCCGTGCCGCATCGGATCGACCCGCGGCGTCGAAGTGATCGACAAGATCCGCGCGGACAACAAGCGCGTGGAGCACGTCATCCTGTTGCGCGACCTGTGCAACACCATGGTCCACGGTTCGCTGTGCGCCATGGGGGGCATGACGCCGTTCCCGGTGCTTTCCGCACTCGACCACTTTCCACAGGACTTCGGTCTCGTGGTCCCCGATCGCAAGGCTGCTTGA